Part of the Salmo trutta chromosome 5, fSalTru1.1, whole genome shotgun sequence genome is shown below.
TGTTCAACGCAGGTTTGGTACCTATTGTGTGTTTCTGTTAGGTATTGTTGAGTCCCTAGTGACAGAAAATATTGTTTATGCATACAAATGCCACTTTTCATGTAAGTGAAGAAGTTACAAGGACTTTATGTATGTATTTCGTGTcacacactttaaaaaaaatcagaCTGGCTAGTAAGATGCTCTGGTTTAAGTTTGATTACACTGGTACTTGGTAGGTTGGTGAATGCTGCGCTCCTCTGCGTTGGACTGTTCCTCCTTCTCTAGGTagcttaaagagagagagaattaaaatTCCACTCTCCACATGTGCTTTGGTCACATGCCATAAGCCTTCACAGTGTAAAAAACCCTTACATAATTTTTAAACGCTCAGCATGAACAAACTATACAGTCAGCTTAGGTTATTGGTTATTGGGTACCGTGTTGCTGAATGGAACTACTGTAACTCAAACAATTCCTCAACTCTATTCCTCAACTCAATTTCTCAACTCGATTCCTCATCTCTAATTATATTAATCAAATCTATTCCTGAACTATATTAATCAAATCTATTCCTCACTTATCCCGTATTTAGTGTTTTGATTTAATCGTGTTTTTCTTTAGGGATTCATGTCAGTGCACTTAAATTCAGTCACTGGTCTTAATTTCTAAATTGTATCGACAAAGCTCATTATTGTGGCATACACTgagaatacaaaacattaacaacacctgCTATTTCTATGACAGACTGACTTGGTGAAttaaggtgaaagctatgatcccttattgatgtcacttgttaaatccacttcaaccagtgtagatgaaggggaggagacaggttgaataagtatttttaagtcttgagacaattcaaatcaaattttatttgtcacatacacgtgttcagcagatgttattgcgggtgtagcgaaatgcttgtgtttctagctccaacagtacagtaatatctaagcAGCCTCTCATGTGCTAGTGATGGCAGAGACGtggaatgtgtatgtgtgccattcagagggtgaatgggcaagacaaaacatttaagtacctttgaacaggttatggtagtaggtgccaggcgcaccggtttgagtgtctaaagaactgcaacactgctgggattttcacgctcaacagtttcccatgtgtatcaagaatggtctaccacccaaaggacatccaaccaacttgacacaactgagtcaacatccctgtggaacgcttttgacaccttgtagaatccatgccctgatgatttgaggctgttctgagggcaaaagggtctcaatattaggaaggtgttcctaatgttttttaccCTCAGTGTATATACTATGTCCATGTCAAATAAACCAGTCCAGTCCTATACCTGATTATaccctgaagaacagtttgccaGTGCAATGTTGAAACTCACACGGTTCTTTCTCCTTTTTATTTTTAGATGTGTGTCAATCTTCTTTGTGGAGTTCCAGATGCACTTTGGTCGGGACTACTCTGGCACGGCCTGGATCCACTCGCTAGTCGACTGCACCACCTTCCTCTTTGGTGAGAGTCAGCCATGACTAGAGGATTTCCTTACCAGCAATTTGAACACCTTGAGTGTccctttttatataaaaaaaatgtatttatgtatttatagtctGGGTTTGATTAATTCTCAAGCTATTTATAATTATCTCTGGGGCCTGAGGAAATTATACCTCCATAGATTCTGTTAGCTATAAAAGGAGCAGAAACAGATTCACAAGCATAAAAGCACAGATTAAGTGTACTAGTAGTGCACTTTATACTCGcaataaattaaaaataaatatatgccCCTAATAATTATGATTGGGAGGTAGCGCATTATGATAAAGAATTTGTCTACCTCGAACATATGCCTTTCCTTATCAGGAAATGGCAAATCTTGATACATCTGCTGTGTAACACAGAGACCCGGACCCAGTTCTCCTTGCATGAACATTATGCTGTGATTAGGACTGCCCAAGGAGACCCAAAATAACACATttctgaagaaaaaaatgtatcgTTTTCTTCCCGACGTAATAGACAATGTATTATAAAATGTGTGGTTTGCATCACCTTATATGTCACATGAACATTTCAAGTGACGACACTTCGCCAAAAAGGAATATCATTCTTTGAAAATTTACTCAGGCGTCTCTGGACATATTATGAGCATTTTGCATGCATTGAATCTCAGACATgcacactttactcagtactttcttgaagcacctttggcagcgattacagcctcgagtcttcttgggtttgacgctacaagcttggcactcctgtatttggggagtttctcccattcatctctgcagatcctctcaagctctgtcaggttggatggggagcgttgctgcacagctattttcaggtctctccagagatgttcaatcaggttcaagtctgggctctggctgggccactcaaggacattcagaaacttgtcccgaagccactcctgcattgtcttggctgtgtacttagggtcgttgtcctgttggaaggtgaaccattgccccagtgtgaggtcctgagcactctggagcaggttttcatcaaggatctatctgtactttgctccgtttatctttcccttgatcctgactagtctcccattccatgcagctgaaaaacatcctcacagcatgatgctgccaccgccatgcttcaccgtagggatggtgccagctttccttcagatgtgacgcttggcattaaggccaaagagttcaatcttggtttcatcagaacagagaatcttgtttctcatggtctgagagtcctttaggtgccttttggcaaactccaagcgggctgtcatgtgctttttactgaggaatggtttctgtctggccactctaccataaaggcctggttggtggaatgctgcagagatggttgtccttctggaaggttctcccttctccacagaggaactctggagctctgtcagagtgaccatcaggttcttggtcacctccctgagcaagACCCTTCTCAACCAATTGCTcattttggccaggtggccagctttaggaagagtcttcttccattttaagaatgatggaggcctctgtgttcttggggaccttcaatgctgcagacatcatgtccattcaattaaatttaccacaggtggactccaattgtcacgccctgacctgagagccgtttttctctgtttagttaggtcagggtgtgatatggggtgggcattccatgtatttatatttctatgttttggccaggtatggtttccaatcagaggcagctgtctatcgttgtctctgattgggaaccatacgtaggcagccttttcccatctgtgttttgtgggtagttgttttctgttttgtatttcgttacctgacggaactgtttggctttttgttttgtttctttgttctagtgtttcattgtttaataaattaataatgaacacttaccacgctgcgctttggtccccttcctCCAACGACAGCCATAAcaccaatcaagttatagaaacatctcaaggatgatcaatggaaacaggatgcacctgtgctcaatttcgagtctcatagcaaacagtctgaatacttttgtaaatgtgatatttcgtttttttaatttgcaaaaatttctaaacctgtttttgctttgtcactatggggtatggggtattgtgtgtagattgatgaggaaaatgctttgtttaatccattttataataaggctgtaacataacaaaatgttgaaaaagggaaggggtttgaaaactttccaaatgcactgtatatgcccaATAACCTCAAAAGAACATGTGCCCTTAATAAGTAAGATTAGAAGATGGAGCATTAGGATAAGAGAGTTGTCTACCCAAGCCTTTGCCTTTCCTAATCATGACATGGCAATCTTGATACACCTGCTGTAACTTTGCAAAAGGAAATGACACAATCTGCAACATTAACATGATGATTACATGAAATGATTTGACCAGCTGTCTTCACCTGATTTTAGTACCCCTCAGCTATTGTAAAAGTTGTGGGAGGGCTGTCTGGGCACATGCAGTGCAGTCTGGGCAATCCCCAGGAGTGACTTTGGAATCATGGGGAtaagtggcggtcggtgccgtgaTAGACACTGACACATTCAACACCGGCTTGCACTCTCTTGCTATCTGATCTAGGGTGTGattattagtccaacagttgcaaatctGAGTTTCTGTTgggcaaattcaggtatgtttatccccttttcgttccatttgcttccgtttaagaaacgtttttcaacagaatcagcggaatgaatacacccttgaTCACACGCAAagacagttcactttcatagcagccacatacaaacagcatgatcactttgctcgttgtgtatatataattccttctcgcaactatctatgcgctctcctctcaccttttcccttcgcctgtggacttcagtgcacaacacatcagctggcAGTGACCAGGCAAAAAACCTTCCCAAGtcaaaccatatcataactgctaaccgctacacacagcctacattgccatagtcaacatagctactagaactaatgtgttagtaaCCCCACTACAATTATCCcgtgtggctcaattggtagagcatggttcttgccacaccagggttgtgggtttgattcccacaagggaccagtatgaaaatgtctgccctcactactgtaagttgctctggataagagtgtctactaaaatgtaaaaaatcatGCATTGCAGTTTAGTAGTTACACTGGcaggccctggtggcaataaatgaataaatgcttaccttgacttggaagagttccagtgttggatagacagctagctaacatagcatccctctctgtttgagtaggctaaactagctagctaagtgaacatttaaaaaaatacaatgaaatatcTGTGTTTTCAtttgttaaactattgtctttctctctctttgagtcaactactcaccacattgtatgcactgcagtgctagctagctgtagcttctGCTTTCAGTAcaagattcattctctgatcctttgattgggtggacaacatgtcagttcatgctgcaagagctctggtacgttggaggacatcctccggaagttgtcataattactgtgtaagtccaTGAGGCTCcttggttttgtattgaagtcaatgtacccagaggaggacagaagctagcgcTCTTCCGGCTGCACCatagtgctaccctacagagtgctgttgaggctactgtagaccttcattgcaaaccagtgtgttttaatcaattatttggtgacttgAAAATATtgagtatagttttatctaaaaaggatacgtttttttaatgtttcactatttgtatttttatgaaattcactgaggaggatggtcctcccctttctcctctgaggagcctccactgatgggGATTCCACAGCCCCTTGGAAACATCTGTTGATGATAAGAGATATAGGGAAAGATAATAATGTTTTTAGTCATATTGAGACTAAAGTCTCTTTAGAAAATGAGCTGTGCACAATACAAAAACGAACACATCAATAGGCaattatagataaacataaatatacacattaaATACACATTACGATACAAAACACAGTAAattaaaacaaacacattcttcattATAAAAATCCTCTCCCGGCTGTATGACTTCCCCTAGGGACCCCAAAGTATCCAATCGAAAGctagtttgtttgttttgccACTTAGGTTAGTTTGAACAGGGCGGTGTCGATCCTGATGCACTTTTTACTGATATTCAAGGATTTACATCAAATAATGAAACTTGGCCCCAATTTATCATTAGCCTGGACTTACATAACATCTGTGCCAGAGTTTGTTGGACTTTTACAAGCGGTTGTTTAATGAGCCATTAACAGTTTCACTGTACTGGCCGTGTGTTCTTAGACTTGCATGGCTTAATCTTTGAGTCAAGCATGTACTACTGGCCTGCTCTGAACTTTCATGTCAATAACAGACTTGATGTGTATTACAATGGATTGAGTCTCAGCTACATCCAATCCAAGCGATAAGTCTGTCACATTTTCCTCTTGATGTGAGGATGATAACTTTGTCTATGTATTGTTTTTTTCCAGCTCCTCTTGGCAGCTTCATCGGGAACCGTCTGTCCACCCAAGCCACTGTGATCATGGGAGGTGTCCTGTCCTCTGCCGGCCTGATCCTCAGCTCCTTTGCCACCAGTCTGGAGTACCTCTACCTCACCCTGGGCGTCCTCACAGGTACGGCCCCGTCTCTCACTGGAGATGTCATCACATTGTTTTTAGGACTTTGGCACAAGAGGGTGCTGTTGCATTATGGATACTTGTGTTGATTCTAATGACAGAACAGAACTGTAGCTGTCATGACTCCATCCCCAACTCTCTCCTCGTAGGGTTGGGATTTGCCCTCAGCTACACTCCAGCGGTGGCCATGGTTGGGTCCTATTTCAACGAGAGGAAAGCACTGGCCTATGGGATAGCAATGTCTGGGACTGGGATTGGGACCTTCATCCTGGCCCCTGCTGTGCATCTCCTGATTGAACATTACTCCTGGAGGGGGGCCTTGCTGATTCTGGGAGGGTTTGTGTCCAACCTGTGTGTCTGCGGGGCCCTTATGAGGCCCCTGGTGCCTAAAGGTAGAGGACAGAGGTGGCACAAGACAGCAGAGCTTGAGAATGGGTATGCCATCCCATTGGTGAATGCCAAGCTAGCAGAAGGGAAGGTAATGGACACAACACTTCCAGGCATAAAGCCGTTGGACCCCAATACAGAGTTTGTGAATGTAACAGATGTTAAGCTTGAAACTGATAAACTTGCAGAAATTAAACTCACTGAAATGAAACTAGCAGAGGCACTCCTTGCAAATGTACAACTAGCTGACTCGAGGCTGGCAGACATGACGATAGTAGAGGGCATGGTTGTGAATGTGAATAGCGCGCTAACAGAGAAAATGCTTGAAGAGATCAAGCTAGCGGATCAAAATCTAGCCAACGGGAAGCTGAAGGACATTAAACTAATGGAGAACCTTGTCATCGGTAGCCAGCTCGCTGATGTTAAGCCTGTAGACACAAAGGTTGCGGATGCAAAACTAGCAGAGTTAGTAGATGCTAAGGTTTTGGCTGGCCTGGCTGCCCCTGGGCCAATTGGTGCCCTGGCGGGGCCTAAGTTGGGAGGGTGCCTCTGCCTTCAGTCAATGGAGGAGTTTAGCTTCCTGCTGATGCCTGACTTCATGCTGCTGTCCGTGTCCTTCCTGTTCCTGGCGTACGGCTGTAGTGTGCCATTTGCCTACCTGGTGCCTTATGCCCTCAGTGTGGGCGTGGAGCACCAGCAGGCTGCCTTCCTCATGTCCATCCTGGGGGTCACCGGAATCGTAGGAAACATCACGTTCAGCTGGCTCACTGACAGGAAGTATGTCACATATACAGAATAGTttgcacccccccacacacacacattttctatagcaTCACCCAAATAGACTGTAGCCATAGTCAAAATATTTGTCATGATGCTTTCAAAACTATGGTCTTGGGCCTGTCACACACTGCATGGCCACATTCTCTAGGGTTGTAACATACTGCTAGCTGTAACATACTGCCAGCTAAGTCTGCGTTCCCCTCTTGTAGGTGTGTGAAGAAGTACCGGAAAGTGAGCTTCATGTTTGCTGTGGGTATGGAGGGTCTCTCCTGCCTCCTGATTCCTCTGCTACGTTCTTTCACCCTGCTGGTGCCTTTCTCCATGCTCTATGGCTATTTTGATGGTGCCTACTCTGCCCTCATACCAGTGGTGACGTCTGACTTGGTGGGCTCATCGTACCTATCCTCAGCCCTGGGTGTGGTCAACTTCTTACATGCCATACCCTACCTGGTTAGCCCACCAATAGGAGGTGAGGATGAGGAGAGAACAACTCAATAGTAACACACATAGTGCATGTACCATTTTCAAATTGCACATCTTGATTCTGAATATCATGATTCCATCGTTCTCAGTATGTTATAGTCTGGACTCTGTTGTTGGTATGAAACGTCCGTTGAAATTCCCAGCCTAACTCTTTCTCTTGGTTTCAGGCTGGTTGGTGGACTGGACTGGTGACTATACTGCAGCATTCTTCCTCAGTGGATTCTCTCTTATCCTCAGCTCACTGTTTCTGGCTACTGTCATGCTGATCCAACGATGCTGGGGACCACAAACATTCTCCACCAGCGATGCCGATTCAACGTTCGCCTCCTTGAAGAATGGCCAAATGGATCTACCGACGTACAAGGCAGTACATGATGAACCAAAGCTAGCAGGGACCGTCCCTGCATGTTGAGACATTTTTGTAAGCATTTTTTATTGAGTGAGTGGATGTTACTGTAATACCAAAGTGTGTTGTTCCTTAATGGAAACATCAAAATGCAGTTATTCCTCTCAACGTGAACTTGTGAAAATCCTATAACACCATCACAAATTCTGTGTTGATTACCAGTCAGGAAAAGTTACtctatttgttaaaaaaaataagaaaagttGATTAAGAATTGGTGGCTCTGTAGAATAACACTTCACTTAGTAccagtgtttgtttgtttattattttgaagATTATGTctacattaaacatgcaatgtaACACCAAAGTTATGCAATAATAACATATACATTTGTGTATAACATTAAATAGATTGCACTAAAATTCACTGAAGAGAAGCTATTTGTActgggcatttccatgtaaaaggacccatgagcaccaacatgtgaagtgcataggagcatgtcaaatgaaagctaagagtctatatttttgagAAAGCAAGGCATATTTAcgttttcaaccattttccattctaaaaatcagcaaaggctttgatttctggtcagatggaaaaagtcttaaaaggtctTAGAAATACTGTGCATCAAAACACAACatttgaaccaatcatagacatctatgtttcacaagttaggatagcacagtacagtacagtacacagtacagtgaagcacagtagagtacagtacagaaaagtatcgttcagtacagtagagtacactaTAATCTATTCTAGGACACTAAAATAAAGATATTACATAattctacctttgtgtacctattcaggatacatcaccatgaagagaatgacactcatccataattatgcatttctgtgtagtacagatcagggacccatgctGTAAAACCATTACCATAATTACATTACCAGATGTAAATTCACTTCATTTATTGTAGTTCAATAAccacattttttcccccccaagctcaaggtgtcatgtcagaGATATTTAACAGTTTTGggaaaactgagggagatttttaAACTTTAaaatcaatggtttttctttGGCATACATTCTAATGCAAAAAATCGGAGTCAAAGCATAATTCTGTTATCGTGGAATTGCTCTACTGTGACTGAACGCATCACTTTGTAGTGTTGTTCACAAAGTGCGTTATAAACCTACACTGTGAAATATGGACTTGTGTTTCACATACCGGTATACTAATACTAAGATGTCATTCAAGACCAAACAGAGCCATGGATGTTCAAAAGgtggccccccccccccaaaaaaaacaagtgATCAATGATTCCTTCACCTGCTGCTGTGTGTGAAAATATGAGTTGAGATATATCcatattttgaaagatgagaatgtgtttttgttttttttgcacattAATGCCTACAGGGACAAAAATACCATGAATGCCTACATTTCCTATGTGTTTATCTTCACCTTTTCTAATGACATATATTTATCAATTGATAAACATGAATATGATGCCTTGTTGGGTTGCCGTCAAGCAGCACAGTCAATATTTGTACTATCGTAGAGAGTTATAATGACAGTCTTGAGTCTTCCTCTGAAAGTTCAGAACTCTTTTCTagttttaaattgtttaaacatGTTATTATGTTGAACGTCCATCTATTGGTTCCTTGTCTGATGATGTGGTGTTGAGATAAAG
Proteins encoded:
- the LOC115193604 gene encoding monocarboxylate transporter 12-B encodes the protein MTPEGKSPRGAPVAPPDGGWGWMVVAGCFLVTICTRAVTRCVSIFFVEFQMHFGRDYSGTAWIHSLVDCTTFLFAPLGSFIGNRLSTQATVIMGGVLSSAGLILSSFATSLEYLYLTLGVLTGLGFALSYTPAVAMVGSYFNERKALAYGIAMSGTGIGTFILAPAVHLLIEHYSWRGALLILGGFVSNLCVCGALMRPLVPKGRGQRWHKTAELENGYAIPLVNAKLAEGKVMDTTLPGIKPLDPNTEFVNVTDVKLETDKLAEIKLTEMKLAEALLANVQLADSRLADMTIVEGMVVNVNSALTEKMLEEIKLADQNLANGKLKDIKLMENLVIGSQLADVKPVDTKVADAKLAELVDAKVLAGLAAPGPIGALAGPKLGGCLCLQSMEEFSFLLMPDFMLLSVSFLFLAYGCSVPFAYLVPYALSVGVEHQQAAFLMSILGVTGIVGNITFSWLTDRKCVKKYRKVSFMFAVGMEGLSCLLIPLLRSFTLLVPFSMLYGYFDGAYSALIPVVTSDLVGSSYLSSALGVVNFLHAIPYLVSPPIGGWLVDWTGDYTAAFFLSGFSLILSSLFLATVMLIQRCWGPQTFSTSDADSTFASLKNGQMDLPTYKAVHDEPKLAGTVPAC